A window of the Lepus europaeus isolate LE1 chromosome 5, mLepTim1.pri, whole genome shotgun sequence genome harbors these coding sequences:
- the GPR52 gene encoding G-protein coupled receptor 52 has protein sequence MNDSKWTEWRIVNMSSGIVNVSERHSCPLGFGHYSAVDVCIFETAVIVLLTFLIIAGNLTVIFVFHCAPLLHHYTTSYFIQTMAYADLFVGVSCLVPTLSLLHYSTGVHESLTCQIFGYIISVLKSVSMACLACISVDRYLAITKPLSYNQLVTPCRLRICIILIWLYSCLVFLPSFFGWGKPGYHGDIFEWCATSWLTSAYFTGFIVCLLYAPAAFVVCFTYFHIFKICRQHTKEISDRRARFPSHEVDASRETGHSPDRRYAMVLFRITSVFYMLWLPYIIYFLLESSRVLDNPTLSFLTTWLAISNSFCNCVIYSLSNSVFRLGLRRLSQTMCTSCMCVDDQDARDPKPRKRANSCSI, from the coding sequence ATGAATGATTCTAAGTGGACTGAATGGAGGATCGTGAACATGAGCAGTGGCATTGTGAACGTGTCCGAGCGTCACTCCTGCCCACTTGGATTTGGCCACTACAGCGCGGTGGATGTCTGCATCTTTGAGACAGCCGTGATTGTCTTGCTGACATTTCTAATCATTGCTGGAAATCTCACAGTCATCTTTGTCTTTCACTGTGCTCCACTCCTACACCACTATACTACCAGCTATTTCATTCAAACAATGGCGTACGCTGATCTTTTCGTTGGAGTTAGCTGCCTGGTTCCCACTCTCTCACTTCTCCACTACTCCACAGGTGTCCACGAGTCGTTGACTTGCCAGATTTTTGGATATATCATTTCCGTTCTGAAAAGTGTTTCCATGGCCTGTCTGGCTTGCATCAGTGTGGATCGCTATCTTGCAATAACCAAGCCTCTGTCCTACAATCAGCTGGTCACTCCTTGTCGCCTGAGAATTTGCATTATTTTGATCTGGCTCTACTCCTGCCTGGTCTTCTTGCCTTCCTTCTTCGGCTGGGGGAAACCTGGTTACCACGGTGACATTTTTGAGTGGTGTGCCACCTCTTGGCTCACGAGTGCCTATTTCACTGGCTTTATTGTTTGTTTACTTTATGCTCCTGCTGCCTTTGTTGTCTGCTTCACTTACTTCCACATTTTCAAAATCTGCCGGCAGCACACCAAAGAGATCAGTGACCGAAGAGCCCGGTTCCCTAGCCATGAGGTAGACGCCTCTAGAGAGACTGGACATAGCCCTGACCGCCGCTACGCCATGGTTTTGTTTAGGATAACCAGTGTGTTTTACATGCTGTGGCTCCCTTATATCATTTACTTTCTTCTGGAAAGCTCCCGAGTCTTGGACAATCCGACATTGTCATTCTTAACGACCTGGCTGGCTATAAGTAACAGTTTCTGTAACTGTGTGATCTATAGCCTCTCCAACAGCGTTTTCCGGCTTGGCCTCCGCAGACTGTCCCAGACAATGTGCACGTCTTGTATGTGTGTGGACGATCAGGATGCACGAGACCCCAAGCCTAGGAAACGGGCTAATTCCTGCTCCATTTGA